A stretch of the Corylus avellana chromosome ca6, CavTom2PMs-1.0 genome encodes the following:
- the LOC132185270 gene encoding uncharacterized protein LOC132185270 — MAIAEEVKKLLAAGFIRKIDYPNWISNVVMVKKANEVLQKSFEWNDECEVAFKNLKEYLASPPLLSRAEPGEPLYVYLASTATTVSSVLIREDKKLQRPVYCTSRIPQGAETRYPRIEKLAFALITSARRLRPYYQAHPIKFTEEIEESNEDSSEPIWFIEVDGSSSSESSGAGIIIKTPDGVTI, encoded by the exons ATGGCCATTGCTGAAGAAGTAAAGAAGCTCTTGGCAGCGGGATTCATCAGAAAAATCGACTACCCCAACTGGATCTCTAATGTTGTAATGGTGAAGAAGGCAAATG AAGTACTGCAGAAGTCATTTGAGTGGAACGATGAATGCGAGGTAGCGTTCAAGAACCTTAAGGAGTACTTAGCTTCACCACCACTCCTTAGTAGAGCTGAACCCGGAGAACCACTCTATGTTTATCTGGCCTCCACCGCCACCACTGTTAGTTCTGTTCTTATCAGGGAAGATAAAAAACTACAAAGACCAGTCTACTGCACCAGTCGCATACCACAAGGGGCAGAAACCAGATATCCAAGAATCGAGAAGTTGGCATTCGCCCTGATCACCTCTGCCAGACGGCTCCGACCTTATTACCAAGCTCATCCCATCAAG TTCactgaagaaattgaagaatcGAATGAAGATAGTTCAGAGCCCATCTGGTTTATTGAGGTTGATGGGTCATCATCCTCGGAAAGCAGTGGAGCtggaattattattaaaacacCCGATGGGGTCACCATTTAG